In Capsicum annuum cultivar UCD-10X-F1 chromosome 7, UCD10Xv1.1, whole genome shotgun sequence, one genomic interval encodes:
- the LOC107856714 gene encoding VQ motif-containing protein 22-like: MGMSETMPNPTNWVQFYQSQRSPQTPMFSDATVVTTTVTSLVSAPDHHQHSTGPVDGRVSKPIRRRSRASRRTPTTVLNTDTANFRAMVQQFTGGPVAPFASQGTYIGFGSNNQQVVNPNTAPTSAGGSYSIHFQTQPPPQNQLPYMFSSLGSPTPDAVVPGRADNFPNRLEDSSSPSNENKSEINNFMF; the protein is encoded by the coding sequence ATGGGCATGAGTGAAACTATGCCAAATCCCACCAATTGGGTACAATTCTATCAATCTCAAAGATCGCCACAAACCCCTATGTTTTCTGATGCCACGGTAGTCACCACAACTGTCACTTCCTTAGTCAGTGCTCCAGATCACCACCAACACAGTACCGGTCCGGTTGATGGCCGGGTTTCCAAGCCTATCAGACGCCGATCCAGGGCTTCTCGACGAACACCAACCACTGTGTTGAACACGGATACGGCTAATTTTCGTGCCATGGTGCAACAGTTCACTGGTGGACCTGTTGCACCATTCGCATCGCAGGGGACCTACATAGGTTTCGGGTCCAATAATCAACAAGTTGTGAATCCGAATACCGCACCTACTTCTGCTGGTGGTTCTTACAGTATCCATTTTCAGACGCAACCACCACCACAAAACCAATTGCCTTACATGTTCAGCTCATTGGGCAGTCCCACTCCTGATGCTGTTGTTCCAGGCCGAGCTGATAATTTTCCCAATAGACTTGAAGATAGTTCTTCTCCTTCTAATGAGAACAAGTCTGAAATTAATAACTTCATGTTCTGA